A portion of the Krasilnikovia cinnamomea genome contains these proteins:
- a CDS encoding GGDEF domain-containing protein — MLDLVDENEWIADAFGDRDTARGVLQIRAYVLTELGRYTEAETLGRELLRRATSRAGKAKASADLADVLVRMGRLEDGLHLLATAMNILETCPRNWRYFSAMSSVVEPARWAELYELSDLASRADPQWLEVDPNRRVIMDGQRAESLLEWALRLEHVGCLDEAGARYRDVIALTRPWADLSAEPDLESDRALVSAVLACALVKVGEATQAREMAASAISTLRADDRLFDARLAHLAYGLALRSAGEFQDAARELTAAEQLCALAGAPRHRLIFQFELGLLAAEAAPGPATTQLVSALRAHAEQLWRLRLDRVAMLRQASRRVQLEAAHATADAAAQTDPLTQLANRRAFDRRMAELGTQDSPTEEVCLLLVDLDNFKQINDGFSHAVGDTVLREIGYALRSESRVSDLPARFGGDEFGVFLATDLAGATRIAARMRTVIRDRDWHMVALGLHVTVSMGLAPLQPGMTGEDLFAAADKQLYAAKRAGRDRLAA; from the coding sequence GTGCTCGACCTCGTCGATGAGAACGAGTGGATCGCAGACGCCTTTGGCGACCGGGACACGGCACGTGGCGTCCTGCAGATCCGGGCATACGTGCTGACCGAGCTGGGCCGCTACACCGAGGCCGAGACCCTCGGACGGGAACTGCTGCGCCGCGCCACCTCCCGGGCCGGCAAGGCAAAGGCCAGCGCTGACCTCGCCGACGTCCTCGTCCGGATGGGCCGCTTGGAGGATGGCCTGCACCTGCTCGCGACAGCCATGAACATCCTCGAAACGTGCCCCCGGAACTGGCGGTACTTCTCGGCAATGTCGTCGGTCGTCGAACCGGCCCGCTGGGCAGAGCTGTACGAGCTGTCCGACCTGGCTTCCCGGGCCGACCCACAGTGGCTGGAGGTCGACCCGAACCGGCGCGTCATCATGGACGGCCAGCGCGCGGAATCGCTGCTGGAATGGGCGCTGCGGCTGGAGCACGTGGGCTGCCTCGACGAGGCCGGCGCCCGGTACCGGGACGTCATCGCGTTGACCAGGCCGTGGGCCGACCTGAGCGCCGAGCCCGACCTCGAGTCCGACCGTGCCCTGGTGTCGGCGGTGCTCGCGTGCGCACTGGTGAAAGTGGGCGAGGCCACGCAGGCCCGGGAGATGGCCGCCAGCGCGATCTCCACGCTGCGCGCCGATGACCGCCTCTTCGACGCCCGCCTGGCGCATCTGGCGTACGGACTGGCGTTGCGCAGTGCCGGTGAATTCCAAGACGCCGCCCGCGAGCTGACCGCGGCCGAGCAACTCTGCGCCCTGGCGGGCGCCCCGCGACACCGGCTGATATTCCAGTTCGAGCTCGGCCTGCTCGCTGCGGAGGCCGCGCCCGGCCCGGCGACCACGCAACTGGTCTCCGCGCTGCGCGCACACGCGGAGCAACTGTGGCGGCTGCGGTTGGACCGGGTGGCGATGCTGCGGCAGGCTAGCCGCCGGGTGCAGTTGGAGGCTGCCCATGCGACCGCGGACGCCGCCGCACAGACGGACCCGCTGACCCAACTGGCGAACCGGCGCGCCTTCGACCGGCGCATGGCAGAGCTCGGCACCCAGGATTCCCCCACCGAGGAGGTGTGCCTGCTCCTGGTCGACCTGGACAACTTCAAGCAGATCAACGACGGCTTCTCGCACGCGGTCGGCGACACGGTGCTGCGGGAGATCGGCTACGCACTGCGCTCCGAGAGCCGCGTCTCCGACCTGCCCGCCCGCTTCGGCGGGGACGAGTTCGGTGTTTTCCTCGCCACGGACCTGGCCGGCGCCACACGAATCGCCGCCCGCATGCGTACCGTCATCCGCGACCGTGACTGGCACATGGTCGCGCTGGGCCTGCACGTCACAGTCAGCATGGGTCTCGCACCGCTACAGCCCGGCATGACCGGCGAGGATCTGTTCGCCGCCGCCGACAAGCAGCTCTACGCGGCCAAGCGCGCGGGCAGAGACCGCCTCGCCGCATAG
- a CDS encoding ATP-binding protein, whose amino-acid sequence MARSDTTSYGAGGGLVRLRVSLARTAGFAAVYAVALVVGRMTVIEGSGLALVWPAAGVAVVWFSVQRRSRTRWVDVCALTVIALVGNAATGIALMPSAVLAGANLVQAMVFVWLLGRWRPFLWGAGGSARLSAPRDLAYVLGATLAAAAASGAVGLTGLWVAGGPASWLMVADWMARQVAGIFVLGTAGLWFGPAVTGFRARHGSLAGWWRATDRALRDMPTGRVVEYLAVTICSVTAYLLGFVFDGNLPLAFPLIALTVWAAVRLRTGFVVAHHLIFGAAVVGFTVHGVGPMAAVTDPQTRALLAQLYVVLIAAVGLALALGRDERAALVAELTTKEKEQARHAALLSAIIDSMADGLSLVDADGTVLLRNPAGVRLLGPAGTIRDMQTRVHHLDGSPITAQALPPARALAGQQVDPVDLLFTDPQGRDVRVLRVSATPLPGCDGTRNAVVLYHDVTAERRHRDQLTQFAGVVAHDLQSPLTTVEGWTETATDALDADQPAIGLARDGLARVARAAARMRGLINDLLAYTAAGDADLAPATVDLTGMVTDVAAGRADAATAAGQPVPQVALGRLHPVHADAGAVRQLLENLIGNAIKYTAPGVTPHVRVTSTPLDGRVQVTIADNGIGIPAGQHDAIFDSFHRAHPGATYTGTGLGLAICQRIVTRHGGTITAEDNPGGGSRFTFTLPATATLTSLPDSHAAPRALPTTPAPVATARLLHHRAPAAATPCGTAPRTA is encoded by the coding sequence GTGGCGCGCTCGGACACGACGTCGTACGGGGCCGGGGGTGGGCTGGTACGCCTGCGGGTGTCGCTGGCACGTACCGCGGGGTTCGCGGCTGTGTACGCGGTCGCGCTGGTGGTCGGGCGGATGACCGTCATCGAGGGCAGCGGCCTGGCGCTGGTGTGGCCCGCCGCAGGTGTCGCGGTGGTGTGGTTCAGCGTTCAGCGCCGTTCCCGCACGCGGTGGGTGGACGTGTGCGCGCTCACCGTGATCGCCCTGGTGGGCAACGCGGCGACCGGGATCGCCCTGATGCCGAGCGCGGTGCTGGCGGGGGCCAACCTGGTGCAGGCGATGGTGTTCGTGTGGCTGCTGGGACGCTGGCGGCCGTTCCTGTGGGGCGCTGGTGGCAGCGCCCGGTTGTCCGCGCCGCGCGACCTGGCCTACGTGCTCGGCGCGACCCTCGCCGCCGCCGCCGCGAGCGGGGCGGTGGGCCTGACCGGTCTGTGGGTCGCCGGCGGGCCGGCCTCGTGGCTGATGGTGGCGGACTGGATGGCCCGGCAGGTCGCCGGAATCTTCGTCCTGGGCACCGCCGGACTGTGGTTCGGTCCCGCCGTCACAGGTTTCCGGGCCCGGCATGGATCGCTGGCTGGATGGTGGCGGGCCACGGACCGGGCGCTGCGGGACATGCCCACCGGGCGCGTCGTCGAGTACCTCGCCGTCACGATCTGCTCCGTGACCGCCTATCTGCTCGGGTTCGTCTTCGACGGCAATCTGCCGCTGGCGTTCCCGCTGATCGCGTTGACCGTATGGGCCGCCGTCCGGCTGCGCACCGGGTTCGTGGTCGCCCACCACCTGATCTTCGGGGCTGCGGTCGTCGGGTTCACCGTGCACGGTGTGGGCCCGATGGCCGCCGTCACCGACCCGCAGACCCGTGCCCTGCTCGCCCAGCTGTACGTCGTACTGATCGCCGCCGTCGGCCTGGCCCTCGCCCTCGGCCGTGACGAACGCGCCGCGCTGGTGGCCGAACTGACCACCAAGGAGAAAGAACAGGCCCGACACGCCGCGCTGCTGAGCGCCATCATCGACTCCATGGCCGACGGCCTGTCCCTGGTCGATGCCGACGGCACAGTCCTGCTGCGCAACCCCGCCGGTGTCCGCCTGCTCGGGCCTGCCGGCACCATACGCGACATGCAGACCCGGGTACATCACCTCGACGGCAGCCCGATCACCGCTCAGGCGCTACCACCGGCTCGAGCCCTGGCCGGCCAGCAGGTCGACCCCGTCGACCTGCTGTTCACCGACCCGCAGGGCCGCGACGTCCGCGTCCTGCGGGTATCCGCGACCCCGCTACCCGGCTGCGACGGCACCCGCAACGCGGTGGTGCTCTACCACGACGTCACCGCCGAACGCCGCCACCGCGACCAGCTCACCCAATTCGCCGGAGTCGTCGCGCACGACCTGCAGAGCCCGTTGACCACGGTCGAGGGCTGGACCGAGACGGCCACCGACGCGCTGGACGCCGATCAGCCCGCCATCGGCCTCGCGCGCGACGGCCTCGCCCGCGTGGCACGCGCCGCCGCGCGCATGCGCGGGCTCATCAACGACCTGCTCGCCTACACCGCGGCCGGCGACGCCGACCTGGCGCCCGCCACGGTCGACCTGACCGGCATGGTCACCGATGTCGCCGCCGGCCGCGCCGACGCCGCGACGGCGGCCGGCCAGCCGGTGCCGCAGGTCGCTCTGGGCCGGCTCCACCCGGTACACGCCGATGCCGGCGCCGTCCGGCAGCTGCTGGAGAACCTGATCGGCAACGCCATCAAGTACACCGCGCCCGGTGTCACCCCGCACGTACGAGTGACCAGCACCCCACTCGACGGCAGAGTGCAGGTCACGATCGCGGACAACGGCATCGGCATCCCGGCCGGGCAGCACGACGCCATCTTCGACAGCTTCCACCGCGCCCACCCGGGCGCCACCTACACGGGCACCGGACTGGGCCTGGCCATCTGCCAGCGCATCGTCACCCGCCACGGCGGCACCATCACGGCCGAGGACAACCCGGGCGGCGGCTCCCGCTTCACCTTCACCCTGCCCGCCACCGCCACCCTGACCAGCCTGCCGGATTCGCACGCGGCGCCACGTGCCCTGCCCACCACGCCCGCACCGGTCGCAACTGCCCGCCTGCTCCACCACCGAGCTCCCGCCGCCGCGACGCCATGCGGTACGGCGCCGCGAACAGCCTGA
- a CDS encoding helix-turn-helix transcriptional regulator, translating to MTTHREGGGVPAGCVFRDPDRHRIEFATTDPDRARTYLTAAYDTMLTIQRDPATYRLRHVRLDPGPFHLDTMEHQATTEFRGRHFMPISVVRVHRGLRTDLVHDDRFGPGDLVLQADADRPCHLRQESFLGSLVGIAPQAIAEAAGNRPEEPLPPLRFTARRPAHPADARRWLYVVDYVTDSLNTAAEFITHPLMIGPMTRLLAAAVLTTFPNTYIPEACYQDRTDATPAAVTRATAFIEANADIDISVIDMARAARVSVRAVRRAFRRHLDTTPMAYLRRVRLDRAHQQLGDRVPGDGTTVADIAARWGYADLSRFTADYHRAYGRPLGRALDR from the coding sequence ATGACCACCCATCGCGAGGGGGGTGGCGTGCCTGCCGGGTGCGTCTTCCGCGACCCGGACCGGCACCGGATCGAGTTCGCCACCACCGACCCGGACCGCGCCCGGACCTATCTCACCGCCGCGTACGACACGATGCTGACCATCCAGCGCGACCCCGCCACCTACCGTCTCCGCCACGTGCGGCTGGATCCCGGACCGTTTCATCTCGACACAATGGAACACCAGGCGACAACCGAGTTCCGCGGTCGCCACTTCATGCCGATCAGCGTGGTGCGGGTCCATCGCGGCTTACGCACCGACCTTGTCCATGACGATCGGTTCGGCCCCGGCGACCTCGTCCTGCAAGCCGACGCGGACAGGCCATGTCACCTGCGGCAGGAATCCTTCCTGGGCTCGCTGGTCGGCATCGCGCCACAGGCGATCGCCGAGGCCGCCGGCAACCGCCCCGAGGAGCCCCTGCCCCCGCTGCGCTTCACCGCCCGGCGCCCCGCCCACCCCGCGGATGCCCGCCGCTGGCTGTACGTCGTCGATTACGTCACCGACAGCCTGAACACCGCCGCCGAGTTCATCACCCACCCCCTGATGATCGGGCCGATGACCCGGCTGCTGGCGGCGGCCGTGCTGACCACGTTTCCCAACACCTACATCCCCGAGGCGTGCTACCAGGATCGCACCGACGCCACCCCGGCGGCCGTGACCCGCGCGACCGCGTTCATCGAGGCCAACGCCGACATCGACATCAGCGTCATCGACATGGCCCGCGCTGCCCGGGTCAGCGTCCGCGCCGTCCGGCGCGCCTTCCGCCGCCACCTGGACACCACCCCCATGGCATACCTGCGCCGGGTACGGCTCGACCGCGCCCACCAGCAACTCGGCGACCGAGTGCCCGGCGACGGCACCACCGTCGCCGACATCGCCGCACGCTGGGGCTACGCCGACCTCAGCCGGTTTACGGCCGACTATCACCGCGCTTACGGGCGACCGCTCGGCCGGGCACTGGATCGCTGA
- a CDS encoding alpha/beta hydrolase family protein translates to MFRTALACLALTATLLAAPTPATALTAADATDLARRAATLDETAPDDTSAPGAFAVGTTDVTVTVARRSFGAKVWYPAASAGANRPVADGAFGVVAFGHGFLQSVGRYASTLSHLASWGFVVAAPTSQGGLAPDHSAFADDLNATLTWFVDQGTTPGSRFANHVDPAALALSGHSMGGGASVLAAVRNRNVRTVANLAAAETNPSAKTAAANLPMAAMLVAGDHDTIAPPADNQIPIYQAKPAPKQLRTILGGCHCGFMDSGTLFCDSGSIDRAVQLKLTRRLLTDWFLYTLSGDTSRYDAVWGIQAQNDPQIRFEGAR, encoded by the coding sequence ATGTTCCGGACCGCACTGGCCTGCCTCGCGCTGACCGCGACGCTGCTCGCCGCGCCCACCCCGGCCACCGCCCTCACCGCTGCCGATGCCACGGACCTGGCCCGGCGTGCGGCCACCCTGGACGAGACCGCTCCCGACGACACCTCGGCACCGGGCGCTTTCGCCGTCGGCACCACCGACGTCACTGTCACCGTCGCCAGACGATCTTTCGGCGCGAAGGTCTGGTATCCAGCCGCGTCGGCCGGTGCGAATCGGCCGGTCGCCGACGGCGCGTTCGGCGTCGTCGCCTTCGGCCATGGTTTCCTGCAGAGCGTCGGCAGGTACGCCTCAACCCTGTCCCACCTTGCCTCCTGGGGCTTTGTCGTCGCAGCCCCCACGTCCCAAGGTGGCCTGGCGCCCGACCATTCGGCCTTTGCCGACGACCTCAACGCCACCCTGACCTGGTTCGTCGACCAGGGCACGACGCCGGGATCACGGTTCGCGAACCACGTCGACCCCGCCGCACTTGCTCTGTCCGGCCATTCGATGGGCGGTGGCGCCAGCGTGCTGGCGGCGGTCCGAAACCGAAACGTCCGCACCGTTGCCAATCTCGCCGCCGCCGAGACGAACCCGTCCGCCAAGACCGCCGCAGCCAACCTTCCGATGGCTGCCATGCTGGTGGCTGGTGATCACGACACAATCGCACCGCCGGCCGACAACCAGATCCCGATCTACCAGGCCAAACCGGCACCGAAGCAGCTGCGCACCATTCTCGGCGGCTGCCATTGCGGTTTCATGGACAGTGGCACCCTGTTCTGCGACAGCGGATCGATCGACCGCGCCGTGCAGCTCAAGCTGACCCGACGGCTACTGACCGACTGGTTCCTGTACACGCTGTCCGGCGATACCAGCCGCTACGACGCTGTCTGGGGCATTCAGGCGCAGAACGATCCCCAGATCCGCTTCGAGGGTGCCCGCTGA